From a region of the Lactuca sativa cultivar Salinas chromosome 4, Lsat_Salinas_v11, whole genome shotgun sequence genome:
- the LOC111891204 gene encoding uncharacterized protein LOC111891204, whose product MEDMIARAREKEIDLEIERKRKPEAVFGIEFSGKKPKVDSRGKGQQGRGRCCKCDRSHEGICRAGSSGCFKCVQTGHMSKVCTATTTTTTTSSHLICFQCNQRGHKRSQCPSMAAIGQVLALAPATLRITDGRQDRAEKPVAKRRSFQLTAEEARASPDVVTGSFLANNISPMVLFDLGVTKSFVSLALGKQFSGAPGELDCPLDVEIVDDRTVRVVRVHQSCILHLFDEQFPVDLFLIPLHGNKLIVGMDWLSPNGVVIDCEQQLVRVRTPSREGMVIQGERPQGGLALCFAARARLYLQQGYTGYVAYVMDTQYKCKGTVDDVPIVQ is encoded by the coding sequence atggaggatatgatagcgaggGCTCGAGAGAAAGAGATTGATCTAGAGATAGAGAGGAAGAGAAAGCCAGAGGCGGTGTTTGGCATTGAGTTTTCGGGTAAGAAGCCTAAGGTGGATTCCCGAGGGAAGGGTCAGCAGGGCCGAGGCCGCTGTTGTAAGTGCGATAGGTCGCACGAGGGGATCTGCAGGGCGGgtagttccggctgcttcaagtgcgtcCAGACTGGTCATATGAGCAAGGTTTGTACTGCTACGACTACCACCACCACGACATCATCTCATctaatttgctttcagtgcaatcagaggggccataagaggTCCCAGTGTCCGAGCATGGCAGCAATAGGACAGGTGCTAGCACTCGCTCCTGCTACATTAAGGATTACTGATGGTAGGCAGGACCGAGCTGAGAAGCCGGTGGCGAAGAGAAgatccttccagttgacagcagaggaggcacgtgcaTCTCCTGATGTCGTCACAGGATCGTTCTTAGCGAACAACATATCAcctatggtattgtttgatttgggggttACAAAATCTTTTGTGTCACTTGCACTTGGTAAGCAATTTAGCGGAGCTCCGggagagctggattgtccactggATGTTGAGATAGTAGATGATAGGACCGTTAGGGTTGTGAGGGTTCATCAGAGTTGTATACTACatttgtttgatgagcagttccCAGTGGACTTGTTTCTGATTCCCCTGCACGGGAATAAGCTcatcgtgggtatggactggctgagtCCTAATGGTgtagtgatcgactgcgagcagCAGCTAGTGAGAGTTCGGACTCCTAGCAGGGAAGGgatggtgattcagggtgagaggcctcAAGGAGGATTGGCTCTATGTTTCGCAGCGAGGGCAAGGCTCTACTTACAACAAGGTTACACcggatatgtcgcttatgtcatggatacccagtATAAGTGTAAGGGAACGGTAGATGATGTACCGATTGTACAATAG